The DNA segment TTGCATCATTAGAAGTTGCTGCATTTCAAATTTAGAACTGCAAAAACTTCCAATGTTGCAATGATGCAATAAGATCCCTTCTACTGCTGCGCCGGGCCGCGGACCACCTGAATGAATCCATCCGGCCTGATCCACTTTTGAAAGGCGGCTCGCACCTGCTCGGCCGTCAGATCAAAATAGCGGCTTGCCGCCCGGGTCGGTTCGTCCAGGGGCAGGTCCATCTGGGCTCTTGCGAGAAGTCCTCCGGCGACCGAGTCTTCACTCGATTCCCGGAGCGGAATCTGGCGGAGCAAAAGCGCTTTGGCCTGTTGTAACTCGGCGGGAGTGACATCTGTCTTTTGCATATCGGCAAGATCGCGGGCGATTAAAGCGGCAGCCTTGGAGGAATTCTTTGGATCACAGGCGTAGGTCACGGAATAGGTTGCGCGCGAGCGTGTCGCCTCGAACCGCACGTCCACGGTGTAGACATAGCCGGTCACTTGCCGGAGATCATGATAGAGACGTGTCGCATAGAAGCCGCCGCCCAGAACGTGATTCGCCAGATCCAGCGCGTAGTAGTCGGGATTGTAGCGGTTCATTTCCACCTGTTCGGCCAGCGTCACGTTGTCCTGCAACTCGCTTGGATCCGGAACATTCACGGCCGAGACCTTGTTTACCGGCACAGCCGGAAGAACGACATCCGGTGCATTGCCAGGCGCCTTCCACGAGCCGAACCATTTGTCGATCACCGTTCGCGCCTCGTCTGGCGAGACGTCTCCGATGACGACAATCGTGGTCAAATCCGGGCGAATCGTAGCGGCGTGATACTGTTTCAGATCATCTAACGTGATGTTGCCGATCGTTTTTGGCGTGACTTCCCGGAGTCCGGCATCACCGGCGGGCAGCAACCCGTCGATCACCGCGCGCCGCGCCCGGTAGCCCGGGCTTTCGAGATTGCCTTTAACGAACTCCGCCGTCTGTTGCTTGACGATGTCGAAAGCGTCCGCGGGTAAAGCCGGATTCAATTCGTTGTCGGCGAGCAGTTCTACTCCCCGCGAGAAATCGTTCTTGAGAGTACGCACCGAGAAATTAAAACCGGCTGTCTCGTTGGCCGCAATATCATCGAGTGCTTTTTGAAATGCCAGCCGATCCAGCGTCTTCGTCCCGTAGCTGAACAGATCTTCCAGAACGTCGTCTTCACCGTCTTTGCCCGCCGGGGTTTCAAGGTTGGGTTCATGCCTGACGTTTCCCAGGACCGTAATCGTCGGGCTGGTTTTGTCCGTCTTCACGATCAATCGGAGACCATTGGCGAGCTTCATATCCGCCGGCTTCGGCTCCGCCTTTGGCACTTCCACGGCCGCCAGCCTTCCCGCAGCCCACGATGGAAGGTCCACAGGTTTGCTTGGCGTTGAAGTGAGCTTCTCATCACCTCCGAAGCCCTTCGAGGCTACCGGGCCTCCGGAAGGCACCGGCTTTAAAATACCGACCACTGAATTGTCTTCGCGAAGATATCGCTTCGCAACGCGGTTGACATCGGCAAGGCTGACCTTGCGAATGGCAGCCACATCAGCATCGGGTGAATTGCGGCCCTCGGCGGCAAGCGCATCCGACCATACGGATGCCAAACCCGGGATTGAGTTGCGTTCGAATTCCGCGTTCGCGATTTCGGAGCGCTTCGCCGCATCGACGAGTTCGGCCGGCACGCCGTGGTCGGCATAGCCGGCCAGTATCTTTTTCACCTCAGCGACACTCGCGGGTCCATCGCCGCCGGCAGGCAGCGCCGTCAGGGCGTAAGCGACGCTCGCCAGCGGGTACGTCTCGGCCAGGCCGAATTCCGCTGCCAGCGCTTTTCCCTGTGGCACCAGAGCATATAAATCGGCGCGTTGGCTGGCCAGCACGTCGGAGAGGACCCGCGTTGCAGCGTAATCGGTTCCATGGGTTCCCGGCATGCGGTAGGCAATGAAGGCCAGCACGTACGGCAGATTGCTGTCGAGCGTAAATGTCTCGGATTTGATGGGCTTCAATCCGATGGGCTGACGGCTCGGAATCGGGCGCCTGGGAATCGAACTATAGAAGTCTTTGACCTGTGCCAGGGCCGCCTGAGGATCGAGGTCGCCGACAACCACAAGCAACCCGTTGTTCGGCGCATACCAGTCGCGCGCAAATTTCTTCAGCATGGCGCCTGTAGTGGCATCGAAGGAATCCCTGGTTCCCAATGCATCGTGCGCATATGGAGATCCCGGGAAGAGATCCTCATTGAGGCGTGTGATGAATTTGTAAGTCGGATTCGAGAGGTCCCGCGCGACTTCCTGCTCGATCGCGCCGCGCTCCTGATCCCATTCCGTGTCGGCGTCCTCGATGTGTTGCATGCATGCCGCGTCCATCCGAAGCGCGATATCCAGATCTGCTGCCGGAACCGTTGCGAAATACTGCGTTATGTTCTGCTGCGTGTCGGCATTATTAAGCCCGCCAAGCTGCGCATAGATGGCGGATGTCTGATCGGCTGAAACTCCTTCACAGCCGCGGAAGGCCATATGTTCCTGCGCGTGCGCCATGCCGGGGAAGCCGGCAGGCGTTTCATCAGCTCCTACGAGATAGTTCTCTTCCACCGTAACGACCGGCGCCAGAGGATTTCGGATGATTACTACCCTCAAACCATTACTTAGAGTGGCTCTCGTAACATTGGAGGGCACTATGTTCGTCTGTGAAGAGGAAACCTGCACGCCGCAGAGCAACAATAAGACGATGCAACAAATGCGATGTTTCATCGGAAGACTCCAGTAATAGTTATACGCCGCCAACGTCGAAGGGAGCCAAAGAAGTGTTAGCCGCAGATGACGCGGATGACGCAGATGGGGCCTTTTCTGCGTCATCCGCGCCATCTGCGGCTAACTGCAAAACCACGCCACAGTCTGTTTCAGTTGTGTTCCCAGGGGTCTGGCCGTAATCTTCCGGTCACGGGAGGAATGATGTTCCTGCGACGAATCACCTTTTATTTGTGGATCCTGGCCGTGGGCTGCCTGCCTGTCCTGTTGGCGGCGCAGGCGCGCCGTTCCGCGACATGGTTTGAGGGCGCCCGCCTGATCATCGGGGATAAGAGTCCGGCCATCGAGAGCTCGGCGTTTCTGGTCGAGGGCGACTCCTTCACCTGGGTCGGCAAAAAAGGCGAGCGCCAGCCGCCGCCGAATGCCATACGGGTGGATCTCACCGGAAAGACCGTGATTCCCGCACTGATCGACGGGCACAACCACATTGGTCTTGTGAACGAGAGAGACGGCACGAACAAGAAGGCAAACTATACACGCGAAAATCTTGTCGACCAGCTTCAGCGCTACGCCTACTACGGAACCGGAGCGGCAATGAGCATGGGGCTCGAAGCCGATCAGGAGCTCGCCTACAGGCTTCGTGACGAGGTCATTCCGAATGCGGCAAGATTTCTTACCGTCGGGAAGGGAATCGCGGCTACGCCGATGGCGGGCCCTCCCGGCGAAGCCCGGCTCGGTATTCCCTACGGCGCGGCCACGCCCGAAGAAGGCCGCACCCATGTCCGCGAGCTCCATGCCCGCGGTGTGCATTTCGTTAAGATCTGGGTCGATGACCGGGAAGGTGCTGTACCCAAGCTCAAGCCTGAGGTCTACCGCGCGATCATCGATGAAGCTCACAAATCAGGTATGGAAGTACTCGTACACCTCAGCCGGACATCGGCGCTGCAAGATGCGAAGGACCTGTTCAAAGCCGGCGTGGATGGATTCGTCCACACCGTCCGTGACCGCGATGTCGACGCCGAATACATTGCATTGGTGAAGCGGTATCCGAAAGTCTGGACAGGGCCGAATATTCCGGGCCCAGGCGAGACTGAAGACGACATCGCCATGCTGTCGGAAACGCTTCCGGCGGCCACCATCCTTACGATGCGGCGCCAGCTCGCGGAACGGACCGCCGCCGGAAACCCGCCGAATGCGCTGTTCGAACTCCATTGCCGTAACGTGAGGAAAATTCACGATGCCGGCATGGTCATTGGACTTGGAACCGACGGCACCGGCGATGGCTTCGGACCGCTTCAACAACTCGCTTACTACGGGCGTTGCGGTTTTACAGCGGCGGAAGCGATTCAGGCCGCTACGTCGGTAAACGCACGGATTCTCGGATTGACGCGAATGGGCACAGTCGCCGCCGGCAAGGAAGCCGACTTCGTCGTCCTGGATGCCGATCCGCTGCAGAATATTTCGAACACGCGCAGGATCAACAAGGTTTATCTCCGAGGTACTGAGGTGGATCGCGCCGGGCTGCGAAAGAAATTTATGGGTAACTCCTAGGAAAAGAGAGGTAAAAGAGGTCGCGGTAGGGATGCCGATCACTCGGCACCCCCCGCACAGATCCGTACGAGCGGGATTACCGCATACGGCTCCTACCTTGGATGAAGCTTGGCGAAACGCTGCTCAGGATACGGGTGTTGGAGGCGAGGCACCGGAACCCAGCGTTCGGACAGTCTCAGGAACTGCGTCCACCGAAGCCGGCCGCACTGACTGCGGCGCCGGAGGGTGCGCAGCCATTGACGCTGAATCTGGCGGTAGAAGTGACCGAGCGTATCCAGATTGCCAGGAACCGCATGGTACAGGTAATAGCCTGTTACCACGCGATGCAACCATTCACCCGTGAGAGCGACCGGTTCATGCATGCGCTGTCGGAGCGCGACCTTGATTTGCCGCAACTTTTCCGTCATGCGCCGTTTCGCCGTCTTTCTCCAGACAATGAAGCTGCCGTTCGAACGACGCTTACCGCAGATATGGACGAACCCGAGAAACGTAAACGTTTCCGGCTTGCCCTCTCCACGTTGACGCCGATTCGATTCCGCCTTCTGGCCAAACTCGATCAGCCGAGTCTTGGCGTCGTGCAGCTCCAACCCGAATTTGGCGAGCCGGTCCTTGAACTCATTCAAAAACTGCTCCGCTTCCTGCCGGTGTTGAAACCCCACCACAAGGTCATCGGCATAGCGCACGACAATCACGTGACCACGCGCGACCTTGCGTCGCCAAGCTTCTACCCAAAGATCGAAGGCGTAATGCAGGTAGATATTCGCCAGCAGGGGCGATATCACTGCACCCTGCGGCGTACCTACCTTCGTCTCCGACCACTCGCCGGCTTCGGAAACTCCAGCCTTCAACCATTTCTGAATGAGCCGGAGCATTCTCGGATCGGCGATCCGATGCTCTACAAACTTGAGCGTCCATTCGTGACTCATATTGTCGAAGAATCCGCGAATGTCGGCATCCAATATCCAGTTCACCGGCTTCCGCATAATGCCCACTGCCAGCGCATCCAACGCCTGGTGAGCTCCGCGTCCCGGCCGAAACCCGTAAGAGAATCCTCGAAAGTCGACCTCATAAATCTCGTTGAGGATTGTCACCACGGCCTGTTGAACAATCTTGTCTTCCAGCGCCGCAATACCCAACGGCCTTTGCCGGCCATCGCTTTTCGGTATGTAGACTCTCCGTGACGGTTTTGCCCGGTACGCGCCGCGGTGAACCCGGCTGTGGAGATCGGGCAACCGATCGTCCAATCCGGTTTCATACTCCTGCCACGCCATCCCATCGATTCCGGGCGCTGCCTGTTTCTTTAAGGCATAGTAACTGTCCCGCAGCAGATCGATCGTGACGTGATGCAAGAGTGCAGTGAACCGTTCCTGTCTTCTTTCCTTTGCAACTCTTCGCACACCCTGAAGTCCCTCAGGCACGCCGTGTTTCTCGCTCTGTGTCGAGGACATGGGGTCCTTCATGATGTTCTCCTTAGTCTGCGGCCTTCCCTCCCCCTCCTCCGCTGACGTCGTTTCCGCCATTGTTCGGAGAGTTCATCGGTACTATGCCGCAGTCCGACTCCTCACCGGCGTTCATGCGCGTCTTCAGCTTTCGCCTTCACGCACCGGCCTGTTCACTTCCTTCAGGCGCCGACGAGGTCTCCCGGTTCTCGTGCATATTGTTTCTTCGCGTGCACGGGGTCTTCGACTACGCGGGATACCATCAACACTCGCGAAACCGTCTTGATGATTGTGGCCTTCCCCATCTGTCCACAGGGTCAGCATCCCAATTGGCTTTTTCGCAGCTCTATACCCGGCCCACGAATGCCTCTGTCTACGCTTCGACCGCCACCTCACGATGACTGCCGCAAGACTCGAGGTCAGGATGGTTCGCTACTCCTTTCCTGCAGGACTCTTTCATTCCCGACAACATGCCGGTTTATCCCGGCGCACGGACAGTGAGTAATTTCGGGTGAAATTGCTCACTGTCCCTCTTTTTATTTCTGCAGCTAATATTTAAGGATGAACGATGTCTACACTCTCGGCTTCTCGAATCGGAGTTGGGAGGACACCCTGGACATATTGAGAGCCTTCAACATTCAGCGGCTGGTGGATATCCGGACATTGCCGGGTTCAAAACACACGCCGCAGTTCAATCTGGAGCATCTCCAGGCAGAGTTGCCAAAGTCCGGAATCGACTACATCCATATGAAGAGCCTCGGCGGTCTGCGCAAGCCTCGTAAGGACTCCACCGTCAATAGCGCCTGGCAGAACAGCGGATTCCGCGGCTATGCCGATTACATGCAGACGCCAGAGTTCGAGGCCGCACTGGATGAGTTGATCGGACTTTTTAAAGAAAAAACCAGCGTCTATTGCTGCACCGAAGCGGTTTTCTGGCGATGCCACCGCCAGCTGGTCTCGGACGCGCTGCTGGTCCGCGGCTACACCATCGGTCACATCTTTTCAGCTTCAAAAGTCGAGGCGCACAAGCTGACAAAATTTGTGAAGGCAGAAGGGACACGCGTCACGTATCCTAGCCTGATATGAAGGACTTGACGGACCACGCACTGAACATCGCCCAAATCGAGGGAGCCCGTTATGCGGACATCCGCATTCTGGACCGCCGCGAGCAGGTGGTCAGCGTCAAAAACGGCCATGTCGACGGTATCGGCGATCAGGACAGCCAGGGTTTCGGCATCCGGGTCCTGGTCGGCAATTCCTGGGGATTCGCCGCCAGTGCATACCTGCACCGTGCCGAAATCGAGCGAGTCGCGGCGACGGCCGTGAAGGTTGCGCGCGCCAGCGCGCTGGTTCCGGGCGAGAAGATCGATCTGGGGCCGGCCGTCAGCAGTACCGGCAAATACACCACTCCCATCCAGATCGATCCATTCAGCATCCCGCTCGAGGAGAAACTCGACCTGCTGTTTCGCGCCGACGCCATAATGCGCCGCAACGCGGGCGTCAAGGTCGCCGAAGGCAACGTCCTGGCTATCCGCAATCACAAATTCTTCGCGAACTCGGAGGGTGCATACCTCGAGCAGGTGATCTGTGAGACCGGCGGCGCCATCGCCGCGACGGCCGTGAACGATACCGAAGTGCAGGTTCGCTCGCATCCGAATTCCTTCCGCTATCAAGGCACGGGCGGGTGGGAATATGTGACCAGTGCGGACTTTGTGGGCAATGCCGAACGGGTCGCCGAGGAGGCCGTGAAGCTTATCTTTGCAGATGTCTGTCCAACCGGTGACACAACGCTCATCCTTGGCAGCTCGCAACTCGCACTGCAGATCCATGAATCATGTGGTCATCCGACCGAGTTGGACCGGGTCTACGGGACAGAAGCCGCCTTCGCGGGGCGGAGTTTTCTGACCACCGACAAACGAAATCATTTCAAATATGGTTCCGGGATTGTGAACCTGACGGCCGACAGCGTCCGGGCCACAGGGCTTGGAACGTTCGCCTGGGACGACGAAGGTATACCGGCATCGAGCACGCCACTCGTGAAGGACGGCGAGTTTGTCGGTTATCTGATGTCGCGCGAGACGGCTGCAAAGCTGGGTTTGCGCAGCAACGGCTGCATGCGCGCGGACGGCTGGAACCGGATTCCGCTGATCCGGATGACTAACGTTTCGCTGGAGCCGGGAACCTGGGAACTCGAAGACCTCATCGCCGATACCGACGACGGCATTTACATGGAAACCAACCGTTCCTGGAGCATCGACGATATGCGGTTGAATTTTCAGTTCGGCACGGAAGTCGGTTACGAGATCAAGCGCGGGAAACGCGGACGCCTGTTGAAGAACTGCACCTATGCCGGGATCACGCCCGAGTTCTGGAACAGCTGTGATGCCATTACCAATGATAAATACTGGACGCTGTGGGGAACCCCGAACTGCGGCAAGGGCGAACCGATGCAGACGATGGGCACCGGGCATGGCGCCTCGCCGGCACGGTTCCGCAAGATAAAGGTTGGTGTTTTTCAATGAATTTTCGGCAGATTGCCGACGCCGTCCTGAGCGCCTCGAAAGCCGAACAGACGGAAGTGCTCGCGCTGGAGCAGGACGAAAGCCTCACGCGCTTCGCGAACAACTGCGTGCATCAGAACGTCACCGAGCGGAACGTCCAGATCACGGTCAGAGCGGTTATCGGAACGAAGATCGGCATTGCGGTTTCGAACGATACCCGGCCCGAAAGTCTCCGGCATCTGGCGTCCCGCGCCTGCGATGTCGCAAAACTTCAGCCCGACAATCCGGAGTTCAAGGGACTTCCGGAGCCGCAATCGGTGACGCCGGTCGCCGCGTATGATCATGCCGTGGCGGAATGCACGCCCGAGCATCGTGCAAAGACTGTCGGGATTATCTGCCGGAAAGCGGCTACCGCCGGTTGCTCTGCCGCGGGCTCCATGACGACATCGTCGCTTTCGATTGGAGTCGCGAATTCGAAGGGCGTTTCTGCAGAACATCGATCAACGCTGGCCGACGCATCCACCGTCATCATGGGCACCAATTCCTCGGGCTGGGCCCAGAATACCGGATGGCAGCTGCCCGCAATCGATGCCGAGGCTATTGCCAACGAAGCATTGGCGAAACTGCGTCTTGGAATCGATCCGGTCGATTTCGAGCCCGGTGAGTACGCGGTGATCCTCGATCCTTACGCCACCGCGGACCTTCTGGAAATGCTGGCATTCGACGGAATGGGCGCGCTTTCGGTACAGGAAGGACGATCCTGGATGAATGGCCGTCTCGGCCAGCGGATTATGGCGGACAGTGTGAGTATCATTGATGATGGATTGAACACCAGCGGCGTTCCGTGGCCATTCGATTTCGAAGGCGTCCCGAAGAAAGTGGTTCCGATCGTTTCTTCCGGCGTCGCGCTGACGCCGGTTTACGATTCGTTCACCGCGGGCCGGGAATCGGACAAACACTCCACCGGCCATGCAACGCCGCCATCGCCGCAAGGGCGATTCGGGCCCGCGCCGATGAATCTATTCCTGCGGCCGGGAACGACATCAATTGAAGCGATGATCAAATCCACCAAGCTCGGGCTCTATATCACGCGCTTCTGGTATACGCGCACGGTGCATCCCCGCGACGCCGTCGTCACCGGCATGACTCGCGACGGCACGTTCGTCATCCGCAACGGTGAGATTGCGCATCCCGCGAAATCGCTCCGCTTTACGCAGTCCTACGTCGACGCGCTCAAGTACACCGAAGCCATCGGCACCTCGCCGCGATTGCTTCGCTCCGGTTTCGGCGGCGCGACGAGCGTTCCCGCCGTGAAACTGGCGCGGTTCCGATTCACGAGCGCGACGAAATGAGCGGGCTGATCTATTTGTTTCTCACGCTGGTCGCCTTCAGCGCCAACCAGGGAAGCGCTGTCCGGCTGACGATTCCAAATGAGGCAGGAGTGAAAGCGCTGGAAGTCGTCTGGGAAACAAAGAAAGTACCGGCCTTTCTTGAAGGAGATCTGTGGGTCACCATCCTCGGTGTTGATCTGGATACGAAGGCCGGGAACCATATAGCGGATGTCCTGCTGACGATGACGGACGGGCACATCGAAAAGCGCGAAGTCACGGTTCAAGTTGTCTCGAAGAAATATCCGAC comes from the Terriglobia bacterium genome and includes:
- the ltrA gene encoding group II intron reverse transcriptase/maturase — protein: MKDPMSSTQSEKHGVPEGLQGVRRVAKERRQERFTALLHHVTIDLLRDSYYALKKQAAPGIDGMAWQEYETGLDDRLPDLHSRVHRGAYRAKPSRRVYIPKSDGRQRPLGIAALEDKIVQQAVVTILNEIYEVDFRGFSYGFRPGRGAHQALDALAVGIMRKPVNWILDADIRGFFDNMSHEWTLKFVEHRIADPRMLRLIQKWLKAGVSEAGEWSETKVGTPQGAVISPLLANIYLHYAFDLWVEAWRRKVARGHVIVVRYADDLVVGFQHRQEAEQFLNEFKDRLAKFGLELHDAKTRLIEFGQKAESNRRQRGEGKPETFTFLGFVHICGKRRSNGSFIVWRKTAKRRMTEKLRQIKVALRQRMHEPVALTGEWLHRVVTGYYLYHAVPGNLDTLGHFYRQIQRQWLRTLRRRSQCGRLRWTQFLRLSERWVPVPRLQHPYPEQRFAKLHPR
- a CDS encoding amidohydrolase family protein — translated: MMFLRRITFYLWILAVGCLPVLLAAQARRSATWFEGARLIIGDKSPAIESSAFLVEGDSFTWVGKKGERQPPPNAIRVDLTGKTVIPALIDGHNHIGLVNERDGTNKKANYTRENLVDQLQRYAYYGTGAAMSMGLEADQELAYRLRDEVIPNAARFLTVGKGIAATPMAGPPGEARLGIPYGAATPEEGRTHVRELHARGVHFVKIWVDDREGAVPKLKPEVYRAIIDEAHKSGMEVLVHLSRTSALQDAKDLFKAGVDGFVHTVRDRDVDAEYIALVKRYPKVWTGPNIPGPGETEDDIAMLSETLPAATILTMRRQLAERTAAGNPPNALFELHCRNVRKIHDAGMVIGLGTDGTGDGFGPLQQLAYYGRCGFTAAEAIQAATSVNARILGLTRMGTVAAGKEADFVVLDADPLQNISNTRRINKVYLRGTEVDRAGLRKKFMGNS
- a CDS encoding TldD/PmbA family protein gives rise to the protein MKDLTDHALNIAQIEGARYADIRILDRREQVVSVKNGHVDGIGDQDSQGFGIRVLVGNSWGFAASAYLHRAEIERVAATAVKVARASALVPGEKIDLGPAVSSTGKYTTPIQIDPFSIPLEEKLDLLFRADAIMRRNAGVKVAEGNVLAIRNHKFFANSEGAYLEQVICETGGAIAATAVNDTEVQVRSHPNSFRYQGTGGWEYVTSADFVGNAERVAEEAVKLIFADVCPTGDTTLILGSSQLALQIHESCGHPTELDRVYGTEAAFAGRSFLTTDKRNHFKYGSGIVNLTADSVRATGLGTFAWDDEGIPASSTPLVKDGEFVGYLMSRETAAKLGLRSNGCMRADGWNRIPLIRMTNVSLEPGTWELEDLIADTDDGIYMETNRSWSIDDMRLNFQFGTEVGYEIKRGKRGRLLKNCTYAGITPEFWNSCDAITNDKYWTLWGTPNCGKGEPMQTMGTGHGASPARFRKIKVGVFQ
- a CDS encoding TldD/PmbA family protein, whose translation is MNFRQIADAVLSASKAEQTEVLALEQDESLTRFANNCVHQNVTERNVQITVRAVIGTKIGIAVSNDTRPESLRHLASRACDVAKLQPDNPEFKGLPEPQSVTPVAAYDHAVAECTPEHRAKTVGIICRKAATAGCSAAGSMTTSSLSIGVANSKGVSAEHRSTLADASTVIMGTNSSGWAQNTGWQLPAIDAEAIANEALAKLRLGIDPVDFEPGEYAVILDPYATADLLEMLAFDGMGALSVQEGRSWMNGRLGQRIMADSVSIIDDGLNTSGVPWPFDFEGVPKKVVPIVSSGVALTPVYDSFTAGRESDKHSTGHATPPSPQGRFGPAPMNLFLRPGTTSIEAMIKSTKLGLYITRFWYTRTVHPRDAVVTGMTRDGTFVIRNGEIAHPAKSLRFTQSYVDALKYTEAIGTSPRLLRSGFGGATSVPAVKLARFRFTSATK
- a CDS encoding DUF488 domain-containing protein produces the protein MNDVYTLGFSNRSWEDTLDILRAFNIQRLVDIRTLPGSKHTPQFNLEHLQAELPKSGIDYIHMKSLGGLRKPRKDSTVNSAWQNSGFRGYADYMQTPEFEAALDELIGLFKEKTSVYCCTEAVFWRCHRQLVSDALLVRGYTIGHIFSASKVEAHKLTKFVKAEGTRVTYPSLI
- a CDS encoding pitrilysin family protein; translated protein: MRVVIIRNPLAPVVTVEENYLVGADETPAGFPGMAHAQEHMAFRGCEGVSADQTSAIYAQLGGLNNADTQQNITQYFATVPAADLDIALRMDAACMQHIEDADTEWDQERGAIEQEVARDLSNPTYKFITRLNEDLFPGSPYAHDALGTRDSFDATTGAMLKKFARDWYAPNNGLLVVVGDLDPQAALAQVKDFYSSIPRRPIPSRQPIGLKPIKSETFTLDSNLPYVLAFIAYRMPGTHGTDYAATRVLSDVLASQRADLYALVPQGKALAAEFGLAETYPLASVAYALTALPAGGDGPASVAEVKKILAGYADHGVPAELVDAAKRSEIANAEFERNSIPGLASVWSDALAAEGRNSPDADVAAIRKVSLADVNRVAKRYLREDNSVVGILKPVPSGGPVASKGFGGDEKLTSTPSKPVDLPSWAAGRLAAVEVPKAEPKPADMKLANGLRLIVKTDKTSPTITVLGNVRHEPNLETPAGKDGEDDVLEDLFSYGTKTLDRLAFQKALDDIAANETAGFNFSVRTLKNDFSRGVELLADNELNPALPADAFDIVKQQTAEFVKGNLESPGYRARRAVIDGLLPAGDAGLREVTPKTIGNITLDDLKQYHAATIRPDLTTIVVIGDVSPDEARTVIDKWFGSWKAPGNAPDVVLPAVPVNKVSAVNVPDPSELQDNVTLAEQVEMNRYNPDYYALDLANHVLGGGFYATRLYHDLRQVTGYVYTVDVRFEATRSRATYSVTYACDPKNSSKAAALIARDLADMQKTDVTPAELQQAKALLLRQIPLRESSEDSVAGGLLARAQMDLPLDEPTRAASRYFDLTAEQVRAAFQKWIRPDGFIQVVRGPAQQ